A part of Carettochelys insculpta isolate YL-2023 chromosome 1, ASM3395843v1, whole genome shotgun sequence genomic DNA contains:
- the LOC142001969 gene encoding olfactory receptor 52R1-like, protein MQSTLFCLRAEHLLLYPMLDSNTTDFANPSTFILLGIPGLESAHVWISIPFCTMYVIAILGNFTILFIVKVDQRLHEPMYYFLCMLAISDLVLSTSTLPKTLSIFWSNSREINFNACLTQLFFIHCFLAIESGIVVAMAFDRYVAICDPLRHSTILTKEVVAKIGLAMMLRGSVLALPYPFLARQWPYCRTNIIPHSFCEHIAVVKLACADISISSYYGLFVAFLVIGLDVLFITMSYTQILRAIFRLPTKDARLKTFGTCTSHLCVVLAFYVPALFSFLSHRFGKNVPLQFHILVANLYLLVPPMLNPIIYGMKTKQIQDRLLQYFIYMN, encoded by the coding sequence ATGCAATCTACACTGTTTTGCCTCAGAGCTGAACACCTGCTTCTCTACCCTATGTTAGATTCCAACACAACAGACTTCGCCAACCCCTCCACTTTCATtctgctgggcattcctggcctggagtCAGCTCacgtctggatctccatccccttctgcaccatgtATGTCATAGCCATCTTGGGGAACTTCACCATCCTGTTCATCGTGAAAGTAGATCAGAggctccatgagcccatgtactatttcctctgcatgctggccatTAGCGACCTGGTCTTGTCTACATCCACACTGCCCAAAACACTGAGCATCTTCTGGTCCAATTCCAGGGAGATCAATTTCAATGCCTGCCTGACCCAGCTGTTCTTCATTCACTGCTTCTTAGCAATAGAATCTGGGATTGTcgtggccatggcttttgatcgctatgtggccatctgtgatcccttgagacattccaccatcctCACAAAAGAGGTGGTTGCAAAAATCGGCCTGGCCATGATGCTGCGTGGAAGCGTACTTGCACTGCCCTACCCCTTCTTGGCAAGGCAGTGGCCATActgcagaaccaacatcatcccccactccttctgcGAGCACATAGCGgtggtgaagctggcctgtgcTGATATCAGTATCAGTAGTTACTACGGCCTCTTTGTAGCATTCCTGGTGATTGGCCTGGATGTCCTTTTTATCACCATGTCCTATAcccagatcctcagggccatcttcCGTCTCCCCACAAAGGACGCCCGGCTCAAGACTTTCGGGACTTGCACCTCCCACCTCTGTGTCGTTTTAGCCTTTTACGTCCCagctctcttctccttcctctcaCACCGGTTTGGCAAAAATGTGCCCCTGCAGTTCCACATTCTAGTTGCCAACCTGTATCTCCTGGTGCCCCCTatgctaaaccccatcatctatgggaTGAAGACCAAACAGATCCAGGACAGGCTGCTCCAGTACTTTATTTACATGAACTGA